GGTGGTCGGGCGGGCAGCGTCGAATCCTCACCCCACACCGCGAGCCGGCCGCCGGCCAGCCACACGCCGTGGATGACCAGCACGGACACGTCCCTTCTTCGGCGGCAGGAGTCAACCGGGCGATCCATTTCTAGCATCCCCGCCCGACACCTCGGCGGTTGGACGGGCCGCCGGCCGAGGGAATGTCGGCAGCCGTCCGGCGCCATTCCTACGCCGTCCGGCCGCTCCCTGGCATTTTTCGGCATTACCCCAGTCACGAATCGAACAGTTACGGGCTTCGGGCCGTACTAACAGACAGGATGACGATAGGTATGGATGCGTCGGCATCACGAGGCGAGGCGGTGACCATGGACTTCCCCATCGTGAAGCGAGCCACGCCAGGCCGCTATCTCCTCCGCGGGCTGCTCTCCTGCGGGCCCTGCGACGAGTTGCTGATCCCGTCCTTCTCGTCGAGCGGACGCCGGTACTACGGCTGTCCCCGACGGCAGTGCCCCCGGCCCTGGATACCGGCCGAGCAGACCGAGCAACTCGTCTGGGCGCACTTCGCGTCGACGTACGGGGCAGCCGCCCGTGACGTACCGGGCGACCAGCGGCAGGCGATCCTGACCGCCGTACTCGCCCGG
The nucleotide sequence above comes from Plantactinospora soyae. Encoded proteins:
- a CDS encoding zinc ribbon domain-containing protein gives rise to the protein MDFPIVKRATPGRYLLRGLLSCGPCDELLIPSFSSSGRRYYGCPRRQCPRPWIPAEQTEQLVWAHFASTYGAAARDVPGDQRQAILTAVLARVSIGVRIADLQYHWR